The segment GGGACTTGACCTCGGTTCCCTGGAGGACGATGCCAGCCTCAAAGGTTTCCAGAATTTCAAAATTGAGGCGGGCCTTTTTATTGCTGCAGATCAGTTTTATGCTCATGGGTGCTGCCTATGGTGTCCCGGCGATAATTTTTTTCATCACCGGCGGTTTCTGATGTTGTTCCCGATAGCGGTAATAAGCGTAGAGGGCCATGGTTGCGCCGGCCATGGTCACCACCCCGCAGGTGGTGGCCAGCACCTGCGGTTCCAGGGCGGGGAAAAAACCCGCCCCCAGCCGGCCGAGGATGCCGCCGGTCAACAGGGCAAGGAGGGGAACCAGGATAAACAGGATTTTCCTCAGCTGCCGGGAAGGCTGATCAAACTCCAGCATGACCTTTTCCCCCGGCCTGGCATGCAGGGTATTTGCCACCCTGACAACCACCTCGCAGCCGCCGTTCAGGACGTTACATGATCCCTTGCCGCTGCAGTTGTCGCATGCCGATCCCCTGGCTTTTCTGACCAGAGCGGTATCGTTATCCAGGGCGGCAATCAGTCCTTCTTCGAGCATCATCGTCGTCCGCCGGCTGCTGATCGTTGCAGGTTACGGTTATTCATCATGGGGCTTGATGGCCAGTGCCTTTATTTTACGGTGCAGGTTGCGGCGGGTGATGCCGATTTGGGTGGCGGTACGGGAGACATTGCCGTCAAATTCCTGCAGTTTCTTCTCCAGGTAGAATTTTTCAAACCGGTTGACCGCGACCTGCAGATGGTCCGCCAGGAACATGTGCAGCTGGGCATTATTGCCCAGGTCAGCATGGGGGCTGTCCGCTCCTCCCTGCCTGAGATAGGGGGGCAGATCGTCGGGGGAAATCTCGGTATGCATGGACATGATGGCCAGCCTCTCCATGAGGTTTTTCAGCTCGCGCACATTTCCCGGCCAGGGGTACTGCTGCAGTATGGGCATCACCGCCGGATGGAGATGCTTGTCGGGTTCTCCTTTTTCATAGGCGTAATAGTGCAGGAACTGTTCGGCCAGCAGGGGGATGTCGGCCCGACGTTCCCGTAAGGGGGGAACATGGACCGGAATGACGTTGAGCCGATAGTAGAGGTCCTCCCTGAAAGCCCCGCTGCTGATTTCCGCCTCCAGGTTCTTGTTGGTGGCGGCAATCACCCGGACATCAATGGCAATGGTTTTGCTGCTGCCCAGGCGGCTGAACGACTGTTCCTGTAGGACCCTAAGAATTTTGGCCTGGGTGGTGAGGCTCATATCGCCGATCTCGTCGAGAAAGATGGTGCCGCCGTTAGCCAATTCAAACTTACCTTTTTTACGTTCGGTTGCGCCGGTAAAGGAACCCTTCTCATGGCCCAGCAGTTCTGATTCGATCAGGGTTTCAGGGATGGCGGCGCAGTTGACATCGATGAACTGCTTGTCACGCCGGTGGCTGAGGCGGTGGATTGCCCGGGCCACCAGTTCCTTGCCGGTGCCGTTTTCGCCGGTAATCAGGACCCAGCCGTTGGTTGGTCCGATGACGACAATCTGTTCCTGGAGTGTCTGGATCACCGGACTGACCCCGATCAGTTTTGGTTCCTCCTGAAAGCGTTCTTTGAGCAGCAGGTTCTCCTGCTGCAGACGGGAGATGGTCAGGGCGTGCCTGGTGGTAATAACCAGTTTGTCCAGCGAGAAAGGCTTTTCAATGAAGTCAAAGGCGCCCAGTTTGGTTGCCTGGACTGCGGTTTCAATGGTTCCGTGACCGGAAATCATAATAACCGGCATCTCCGGATGGGTTGACTTCAACTGCTGCAGCGCCTGCATGCCGTCCAGCTCCGGCATCCAGATATCCAGGAAAACCAGATCCGGATTTTCCTGGGCTGCCAGCTGCAGGGCCTCCTGGCCGTTTTCAGCCCCGATGACTTCGTAGCCCTCGTCGGTAAAAACATCCATCAGGGATTGCCGGATATCGGGTTCGTCATCAACGATCATGATCGTGGTTTTCATGGTGTCCTGGTATTGAAGGGCAGTTCAATGATAAAGCAGGTTCCCCGGGGATGATTGTCCTTGACCCGGATGAACCCGCGGTGATCCTGGATGATTGATTTGACGATTGCCAGCCCCAGGCCGGTACCGGTTTTCTTGGTGGAAAAATAGGGTTCAAAAAGCCGGCTCTTGTCCTTCTCGCTGATGCCGAGGCCGGTGTCGCAGATTTCAATAATAACGATCTGCAGGTTTTTGTCAAGTTTCGTGCGGATGGTAATCGTTCCAGTGCCCACATGTTTGATGGCCGCCAAGCCGTTATCAAACAGATTGGTCAAAGCCCGTTTCAGCTGTTCCGGATCAAAAAGAAACGAGGTAAGACGTGCTTCCGGCAGGAAGATGAAATGACAATCCTGGTGGGCATCTTGATAGAGCATCAACGATTCTTTGATGACCGTGTGTAAATCCTGCATCGACGGCTTCGCCTGGGGCATGCGGGCAAAATTGGAAAATTCATTGACCAGCTGCTTCATGACCTCCACCTGCTTGATAATGATCGAGGTGCAGTTGTGCAGTATCTGGTCGCCGGTTTCCACCAATGATCCATATTTACGTTGAATGCGCTGGGCCGACAGGGCAATGGGGGTCAGGGGATTTTTGATCTCGTGGGCTATGCGCCGGGCAACTTCGCGCCAGGCGATCGCTTTCTGGGCGTTGACCATTTCAGTCAGGTCATGAAGGATGACCAGCATGCCGACATACTGCTGCTGTTCGTTGTCAAGGCGGGTAAACCGGATTGCCAGGTGGAGATTGTTCTCCGGTAAGGTCAGTTCGAGCTCCCGACTTTCCAGATGGTCATCCAGCTGTTCCTGGTTTTTCAGCAGCATCCTGATCCGGTTGATGATCTCACTGGTGAAAATATCCCGGTAGTTCTTGTCGAGACAGTCTTCTGCCTGGAGCCCGAAAAAGCGGGCCGCGGTCTCATTGATGGTGATGACCTTGCCGCTGCGATCAAGGGAAATAATGCCGGCATTGACATTTTTCAAAATAATTTCAATGTACTTGCGCCGCTGCTCCAGCTGGGCGTTGGTTTTCACCAGCTCAAGGTTGGCACGCTCCCCTTCAAGCTTGCTGGCTTTCAGCCGTTCAGTCATTTCGTTGAACGACTGGACCAGGATGCCGATTTCATCACTGGCGGCGATTTCGATGGAGAAATCCAGCTCGCCACCGGCTATCTTCCTGGTTGCCAAGGCCAGCTCCTGCAGTGGTTCGGTGATGTTTTTGGCAAGGTAAAAACCAAACCAGATGGAGATGAAAATGATCAGCGCGGTAATCAGCAGAAATGAGAGAACGTAACTGTACTTTATGTACCGTTCCATGCTTTTGGTTTGCTGGTAGGTGCTGAATTTCTGCGAGACCGCGTCGAAATTATGGCTCATCCGGGGGGAGACGGCCCGGGTGGCGACCACCACTGCCAGGATCTCCTTCTCATTCCAGACCGAAAAAACCGGCGCCGTTCCCTGGATGAGCCCGCTGCCGTTGTCGAGGGGGACTACCCGCGACAGCGGCTTATACAAGGTATCATTGGCGCTGGTTGCCAGGTGCAGCAGGGCTGGTGAAAAACCGTCTGCACAGGTCGTCGCCCGGGGAAGGTGGTTTTTGCCAGCATACACGGCAATGGCGGTCAGGTTGTATTCCGTCCGTTTGCTGGCGATGTAGTCAAGCATGGGTTTCGGGTTTTCGCCGATAAACAGCCCCTTGCTGGTTATTTCGGCAGCGATGGCTTTTGCCAGTTGAAGGTTCTGTTCGCTCAACGTTTTATAGTAATCCTGGGCGATCTCCAGCGACGAGTCAAGGGCGGTCTCAAACTGGGCTGAAAACCAGCTGTCGATACTGTAGCGGATGAATCCGGTGGCGGTGGCAAAGAGCAGGAGGGTGGGGAAAAGCGACAGGGAAACAAAGGCAACGGCCAGCTTTGACCGCAGGCGGAAACCGACAATTTTACGTTTTCGTTCCAGGAGCAGCTTCAGGGTGTTGCGGACGATCAGGAAAATAAGCAAAAGCAGGAGGATGAAGTTGATGTTGATCAGGGCAAAAACGATGATGTTGCTGGAAAGTGGCAGGTCCGCAGGCAGCGCCGGAAAATTTAGCTCGATATAAAAAAGAATAACCAGCGTCAGGATGAGGGCAAGCAGCAGGATTTTTTCCCGTTTTCGGCGGCGGGATTCACCCTGTTTCTTGAGCTGTAAATCAGATTTCATCCGCTAACCGATCTATTGCTGTGCTGCAGGAAGAAACTGGTCCGGAATGTCGAGGACATAGGTTTGGGTTTTACGGTCCCAGGCGGAAAGGAAGAAAAAGAGGTATTCCAGGTGAAACGGCAACCGGGTTTTTCTGATCTCGGCCTGCACCTTTACCTCGTAGCGGGTCTTTGGTCTTGCATGTTGCAGTTCCAGGAGATTGATATCGGCAAAAGTTGAAACCGCGGCCAGGGCCTGGGGATAGGAGGTGGTTGTCAGCTCGGGCTGGCGGCCCTCATAGGCGACGACAAACACCTTTTTAAGGTTATCATAGGTGATGCTCTGGCTAATGGTGTTTTCAGCCATCAGCCGGTCAGAATTTACCAGAAAAAGGTAACTTTTCTTCTCGCTGGTGGTGGTGTTCAGGGTTATTTTCTGGGTAACGCCATTGAGAATAAGGCCTTTAAGCTTTTTATCGAAGGGGTTGCTTACCGACAGGGTAAGCCAGATCGCCTGCTGTCTTTTGCCGATGACAAAATCTTCCAGGTAAGGGGGGTTGTCGGCATTCAATGGTAGATTTGCAGTTTCTCTGGCATCCAACTTGCACGCTGAAAAGAGAGCCGTCATCATTGCGATGAGGATCAACGCACATTGGATGGTTGTTTTTCTCTGCCGCATGGTGCCTTTCAGTCAGAACGTGGAAGATGGATTGTGAGCGGAT is part of the Candidatus Anaeroferrophillus wilburensis genome and harbors:
- a CDS encoding SoxR reducing system RseC family protein, with product MMLEEGLIAALDNDTALVRKARGSACDNCSGKGSCNVLNGGCEVVVRVANTLHARPGEKVMLEFDQPSRQLRKILFILVPLLALLTGGILGRLGAGFFPALEPQVLATTCGVVTMAGATMALYAYYRYREQHQKPPVMKKIIAGTP
- a CDS encoding DUF4390 domain-containing protein, with translation MRQRKTTIQCALILIAMMTALFSACKLDARETANLPLNADNPPYLEDFVIGKRQQAIWLTLSVSNPFDKKLKGLILNGVTQKITLNTTTSEKKSYLFLVNSDRLMAENTISQSITYDNLKKVFVVAYEGRQPELTTTSYPQALAAVSTFADINLLELQHARPKTRYEVKVQAEIRKTRLPFHLEYLFFFLSAWDRKTQTYVLDIPDQFLPAAQQ
- a CDS encoding sigma-54-dependent Fis family transcriptional regulator, coding for MKTTIMIVDDEPDIRQSLMDVFTDEGYEVIGAENGQEALQLAAQENPDLVFLDIWMPELDGMQALQQLKSTHPEMPVIMISGHGTIETAVQATKLGAFDFIEKPFSLDKLVITTRHALTISRLQQENLLLKERFQEEPKLIGVSPVIQTLQEQIVVIGPTNGWVLITGENGTGKELVARAIHRLSHRRDKQFIDVNCAAIPETLIESELLGHEKGSFTGATERKKGKFELANGGTIFLDEIGDMSLTTQAKILRVLQEQSFSRLGSSKTIAIDVRVIAATNKNLEAEISSGAFREDLYYRLNVIPVHVPPLRERRADIPLLAEQFLHYYAYEKGEPDKHLHPAVMPILQQYPWPGNVRELKNLMERLAIMSMHTEISPDDLPPYLRQGGADSPHADLGNNAQLHMFLADHLQVAVNRFEKFYLEKKLQEFDGNVSRTATQIGITRRNLHRKIKALAIKPHDE
- a CDS encoding HAMP domain-containing protein, with translation MKSDLQLKKQGESRRRKREKILLLALILTLVILFYIELNFPALPADLPLSSNIIVFALININFILLLLLIFLIVRNTLKLLLERKRKIVGFRLRSKLAVAFVSLSLFPTLLLFATATGFIRYSIDSWFSAQFETALDSSLEIAQDYYKTLSEQNLQLAKAIAAEITSKGLFIGENPKPMLDYIASKRTEYNLTAIAVYAGKNHLPRATTCADGFSPALLHLATSANDTLYKPLSRVVPLDNGSGLIQGTAPVFSVWNEKEILAVVVATRAVSPRMSHNFDAVSQKFSTYQQTKSMERYIKYSYVLSFLLITALIIFISIWFGFYLAKNITEPLQELALATRKIAGGELDFSIEIAASDEIGILVQSFNEMTERLKASKLEGERANLELVKTNAQLEQRRKYIEIILKNVNAGIISLDRSGKVITINETAARFFGLQAEDCLDKNYRDIFTSEIINRIRMLLKNQEQLDDHLESRELELTLPENNLHLAIRFTRLDNEQQQYVGMLVILHDLTEMVNAQKAIAWREVARRIAHEIKNPLTPIALSAQRIQRKYGSLVETGDQILHNCTSIIIKQVEVMKQLVNEFSNFARMPQAKPSMQDLHTVIKESLMLYQDAHQDCHFIFLPEARLTSFLFDPEQLKRALTNLFDNGLAAIKHVGTGTITIRTKLDKNLQIVIIEICDTGLGISEKDKSRLFEPYFSTKKTGTGLGLAIVKSIIQDHRGFIRVKDNHPRGTCFIIELPFNTRTP